A window of Streptomyces sp. SAI-127 contains these coding sequences:
- the prcB gene encoding proteasome subunit beta gives MTWNENGGRLGEEFFTPGASSFTEFLAAHRPELLSTRRVLPDGVRAAPDQVPHGTTVLAISYRDGVLIAGDRRATMGNLIAQRDLEKVHPADDHTAVAFAGTVGLALDMVKLYQVELTHFEKIEGVAMTLDGKARRLAGMIRQNLGQAMQGLAVVPLLAGYDPSAPEGERGRIFSYDIAGGLYEKTGFHAEGSGSPYARGALKKLFRKGLDRREAALAALQALWDAADDDSATGGPDINRRIFPIVSVITEDGFERLSEPETEALSREMVEQRRNRPDGPNATP, from the coding sequence ATGACGTGGAACGAGAACGGCGGACGGTTGGGGGAGGAGTTCTTCACCCCGGGTGCCTCGTCCTTCACCGAGTTCCTGGCGGCCCACCGCCCCGAACTGCTCAGCACCCGCCGCGTCCTGCCCGACGGTGTTCGGGCCGCACCGGACCAAGTGCCGCACGGCACCACCGTGCTGGCCATCTCCTACCGCGACGGCGTCCTCATCGCCGGCGACCGCAGGGCCACCATGGGCAACCTCATCGCCCAGCGCGACCTGGAGAAGGTGCACCCCGCCGACGACCACACGGCGGTCGCCTTCGCCGGCACCGTCGGACTCGCCCTCGACATGGTCAAGCTGTACCAGGTCGAACTGACGCACTTCGAGAAGATCGAGGGTGTCGCCATGACCCTCGACGGCAAGGCACGGCGGTTGGCCGGCATGATCCGGCAGAACCTCGGCCAGGCCATGCAGGGCCTCGCCGTGGTCCCCCTCCTCGCCGGCTACGACCCCTCCGCGCCCGAGGGCGAACGCGGCCGCATCTTCAGCTACGACATCGCCGGCGGACTCTACGAGAAGACCGGCTTCCACGCCGAGGGCTCCGGATCGCCGTACGCCAGAGGCGCCCTGAAGAAACTGTTCCGCAAGGGACTCGACCGCCGCGAGGCAGCCCTCGCCGCGCTCCAGGCGCTGTGGGACGCGGCCGACGACGACTCCGCGACCGGCGGCCCCGACATCAACCGGCGGATCTTCCCCATCGTCTCCGTCATCACCGAGGACGGCTTCGAGCGACTGTCCGAGCCGGAGACCGAGGCCCTCAGCCGCGAGATGGTCGAGCAGCGCCGCAACCGGCCGGACGGGCCGAACGCAACGCCCTGA
- a CDS encoding glycosyl hydrolase family 65 protein, which yields MITHRSYTVEPWDVRETSLNLDVLAQSESVFALSNGHVGWRGNLDEGEPHGLPGSYLNGVHELHPLPYAEAGYGYPESGQTVIDVTNGKIVRLLVDDEPFDLRYGRLVAHERTLDLRRGVLERSCEWISPAGSRIRVRSTRLVSLTQRAIAAVAYEVEPVDSRTRVVIQSELVTNESLPGANGDPRAAKALKSPLEHEEGFADGTRLRLVHRTRHSGLRVAVAADHVVEGPERTTTSSEETVDLARLTVTSVLEPGQRLRLEKLVAHGWSGARSRPAMSDQVDAALAAAAHSGWDGLLDEQRGYLDDFWARADVEVDGDEEIQQAVRFALFHVLQAGARAEQRAIPAKGLTGSGYDGHAFWDTETFVLPLLTYTEPGAVSEALRWRQHTLPAARERAAQLGLNGAAFPWRTIEGSEGSAYWPAGTAAFHVNAAVADAVVRYTEATGDTDFERDTGVELLVETARLWRSLGHHDHHGVFHIDGVTGPDEYSAIADDNTYTNLMARANLLAAADACARHPEQAAALGVDDEESAAWRDAAEAVHIPYNDELGVHEQHAGFTRYQQWDFDGTRADQYPLMLHFPYFDIYRKQVVKQADLVLAMYLCSGWFEQFHDEEQIARNFAYYEPLTVRDSSLSACVQAVVAARAGHLSLAYAYTAEAALMDLADLENNTRDGLHIASLAGTWTALVAGFGGLRRDGDSLRFAPRLPERFSRLAFNLQLLGRCLRVEIGPDKATYTLMSGAPLTIRHHGAALTVNGDGPVVRPVPPPQDRPAPSQPTHRSPHAR from the coding sequence GTGATCACCCACCGCTCCTACACCGTCGAGCCCTGGGACGTCCGCGAGACCTCCCTCAACCTCGATGTCCTGGCCCAGAGCGAGTCCGTGTTCGCCCTGTCCAACGGCCATGTCGGCTGGCGCGGCAACCTCGACGAGGGCGAACCGCACGGCCTGCCCGGCTCCTACCTCAACGGCGTCCACGAACTGCACCCGCTGCCCTACGCCGAGGCCGGCTACGGCTATCCGGAGTCCGGCCAGACCGTCATCGACGTCACCAACGGCAAGATCGTGCGGCTCCTCGTCGACGACGAGCCCTTCGACCTGCGCTACGGCCGTCTCGTCGCCCACGAACGCACCCTCGACCTGCGCCGGGGCGTCCTCGAGCGGTCCTGCGAGTGGATCTCACCGGCGGGATCGCGGATACGGGTGCGCTCGACCCGGCTCGTCTCGCTCACCCAGCGGGCGATCGCCGCCGTGGCCTACGAGGTGGAGCCCGTCGACAGCCGCACCCGCGTGGTGATCCAGTCCGAACTGGTCACCAACGAGAGCCTGCCCGGGGCGAACGGCGACCCGCGCGCCGCCAAGGCCCTGAAGTCGCCGCTGGAACACGAGGAGGGCTTCGCCGACGGCACCCGTCTGCGGCTGGTGCACCGCACCCGGCACAGCGGACTGCGGGTCGCCGTGGCCGCCGACCACGTCGTCGAAGGACCCGAACGCACCACCACGAGCAGCGAGGAGACGGTGGACCTGGCCCGGCTGACCGTCACCTCCGTCCTGGAGCCGGGACAGCGGCTGCGGCTGGAGAAGCTCGTCGCCCACGGCTGGTCCGGGGCCCGCTCCAGGCCCGCGATGAGCGACCAGGTCGACGCGGCCCTGGCGGCCGCGGCGCACAGCGGCTGGGACGGACTCCTGGACGAACAGCGCGGCTACCTCGACGACTTCTGGGCCCGCGCCGACGTCGAGGTCGACGGCGACGAGGAGATCCAGCAGGCCGTCCGCTTCGCCCTCTTCCATGTGCTCCAGGCAGGCGCCCGCGCGGAGCAACGGGCCATTCCCGCCAAGGGACTGACCGGGTCCGGCTACGACGGCCATGCCTTCTGGGACACCGAGACCTTCGTCCTGCCCCTGCTCACTTACACCGAGCCCGGCGCCGTCTCCGAGGCCCTGCGCTGGCGGCAGCACACCCTGCCCGCCGCCCGCGAACGCGCCGCCCAACTCGGCCTGAACGGCGCCGCGTTCCCCTGGCGGACCATCGAGGGCTCGGAGGGATCGGCCTACTGGCCCGCGGGTACCGCCGCCTTCCACGTCAACGCCGCCGTCGCGGACGCCGTGGTGCGCTACACCGAGGCCACCGGGGACACGGACTTCGAACGCGACACCGGCGTCGAACTCCTCGTGGAGACGGCGCGGCTGTGGCGCTCGCTCGGTCACCACGACCACCACGGCGTCTTCCACATCGACGGCGTCACGGGCCCCGACGAGTACAGCGCGATCGCCGACGACAACACGTACACCAACCTCATGGCCCGCGCGAACCTCCTCGCGGCCGCCGACGCCTGCGCCCGCCATCCGGAACAGGCCGCCGCACTCGGCGTGGACGACGAGGAGAGCGCAGCCTGGCGGGACGCGGCCGAGGCCGTGCACATCCCCTACAACGACGAACTGGGCGTGCACGAGCAGCACGCGGGCTTCACCCGGTACCAGCAGTGGGACTTCGACGGCACCCGCGCCGACCAGTACCCACTGATGCTGCACTTCCCCTACTTCGACATCTACCGCAAACAGGTCGTCAAGCAGGCGGACCTGGTGCTGGCGATGTACCTGTGCAGCGGCTGGTTCGAGCAGTTCCACGACGAGGAGCAGATCGCCCGCAACTTCGCCTACTACGAGCCCCTGACCGTACGGGACTCCTCCCTGTCGGCCTGCGTCCAGGCGGTCGTCGCCGCCCGCGCCGGACACCTGTCCCTCGCGTACGCCTACACGGCCGAGGCGGCGCTGATGGATCTCGCCGACCTGGAGAACAACACCCGCGACGGACTCCACATCGCCTCCCTCGCCGGCACCTGGACGGCCCTCGTCGCCGGATTCGGCGGTCTGCGACGTGACGGCGACTCCCTCCGCTTCGCGCCCCGGCTGCCCGAGCGGTTCAGCCGCCTCGCCTTCAATCTCCAGCTCCTCGGGCGCTGTCTGCGGGTGGAGATCGGCCCGGACAAGGCGACGTACACCCTGATGTCGGGCGCTCCCCTGACGATCCGCCACCACGGCGCCGCCCTGACCGTCAACGGCGACGGCCCGGTCGTCCGCCCCGTCCCACCACCGCAGGACCGCCCCGCCCCGAGCCAGCCGACGCATCGCAGCCCACACGCCCGCTGA
- a CDS encoding beta-phosphoglucomutase family hydrolase — MTELGLPVEIKACLFDLDGVVTRTAVVHAAAWKEMFDAFLREREGGGFRPFDDHDYDEYVDGLPRADGVRTFLASRGIELPDGNPDDPPGAETVHGLGNRKNTLVLEKIRTDGVEAYDDTLTYIRAARAQGLRTAIVSSSANCRDVLRAIDAEDLFDVRIDGVVAAERHLPGKPRPDTFLAAAHDLGLDAPRSAVFEDALAGMDAGRAGGFGYVVGLDRVGQTDALYEHGADVVVKGLAELGGHA; from the coding sequence ATGACGGAGCTCGGTCTGCCAGTAGAGATCAAGGCCTGCCTGTTCGACCTCGACGGGGTCGTCACCAGGACGGCCGTCGTGCACGCGGCTGCCTGGAAGGAGATGTTCGACGCGTTCCTGCGCGAACGCGAGGGCGGGGGCTTCCGGCCTTTCGACGACCACGACTACGACGAGTACGTCGACGGTCTGCCGCGGGCAGACGGCGTGCGCACCTTCCTCGCCTCCCGCGGCATCGAACTGCCGGACGGGAATCCGGACGATCCGCCCGGCGCGGAGACGGTCCACGGCCTCGGCAACCGCAAGAACACCCTCGTCCTGGAGAAGATCCGCACCGACGGAGTCGAGGCCTACGACGACACCCTGACCTACATCCGGGCGGCCCGCGCACAGGGACTGCGCACCGCGATCGTCTCCTCCAGCGCCAACTGCCGTGACGTGCTGCGCGCGATCGACGCCGAGGACCTCTTCGACGTACGCATCGACGGCGTGGTCGCGGCCGAACGGCACCTGCCCGGCAAGCCGCGCCCCGACACCTTCCTCGCCGCCGCCCACGACCTGGGCCTGGACGCACCCCGGTCCGCCGTCTTCGAGGACGCCCTCGCCGGCATGGACGCGGGCCGCGCGGGCGGCTTCGGATACGTCGTCGGCCTCGACCGCGTCGGACAGACCGACGCCCTCTACGAACACGGCGCCGACGTCGTCGTGAAGGGCCTCGCCGAACTGGGAGGCCACGCGTGA
- a CDS encoding nuclear transport factor 2 family protein → MRALITGWAAAVHRGDLAGVIADHAQDLVMFDVPPPHHGIRGLAAYRAAWPPFFAWQAQGACFDIESLDITAGSDVAYAHALVRCATPEELAEHPGFRLRLTFGLRKERGRWLVAHEHHSFPHD, encoded by the coding sequence ATCCGCGCCCTCATCACCGGGTGGGCCGCGGCCGTCCACCGCGGCGACCTCGCCGGCGTGATCGCCGACCACGCCCAGGACCTCGTGATGTTCGACGTGCCGCCGCCCCATCACGGCATCCGGGGCCTCGCCGCCTACCGTGCGGCCTGGCCGCCCTTCTTCGCGTGGCAGGCCCAGGGTGCCTGCTTCGACATCGAGTCCCTCGACATCACCGCCGGCTCCGACGTCGCCTACGCGCACGCCCTGGTGCGCTGCGCCACCCCGGAGGAACTCGCCGAACACCCCGGCTTCCGGCTCCGACTCACCTTCGGACTGCGCAAGGAGCGCGGCCGCTGGCTCGTGGCCCACGAGCACCACTCCTTCCCCCACGACTGA
- a CDS encoding nucleoside/nucleotide kinase family protein → MPLTFDDLLARARSLAGPEGRAVLGIAGPPGSGKTTLAERLVRALNGSGERWVAHVPMDGFHLADVELDRLGLRDRKGAPETFDAGGYAALLRRLREEAGGDVVYAPGFERVLEQPIAGAIPVPPTARLIVTEGNYLLLGTGAWTRVRLALDEVWFCALDEVERVSRLVARHEEFGKTHEEALAWVRRSDQRNAELVAATRDRADLVVPVATLPRLDTQV, encoded by the coding sequence GTGCCGCTGACCTTCGACGACCTCCTGGCCCGCGCCCGTTCCCTCGCCGGACCCGAGGGGCGGGCCGTCCTCGGTATCGCCGGGCCCCCCGGCTCGGGAAAGACGACCCTCGCCGAGCGTCTGGTGCGGGCGCTGAACGGCTCCGGCGAGCGCTGGGTGGCGCACGTCCCCATGGACGGCTTCCACCTCGCCGACGTGGAGCTGGACCGGCTCGGTCTGCGTGACCGCAAGGGCGCGCCCGAGACCTTCGACGCGGGCGGGTACGCGGCCCTGCTGCGGCGGTTGCGTGAGGAAGCGGGCGGCGACGTGGTGTACGCGCCGGGTTTCGAACGGGTGCTGGAGCAGCCGATCGCCGGGGCGATCCCGGTGCCGCCGACGGCCCGTCTGATCGTGACCGAGGGGAACTACCTGCTCCTCGGCACCGGCGCCTGGACGCGGGTCCGGCTCGCTCTGGACGAGGTGTGGTTCTGCGCGCTCGACGAGGTCGAACGGGTGAGCCGGCTGGTGGCCCGGCACGAGGAGTTCGGCAAGACCCACGAGGAGGCGTTGGCGTGGGTGCGGCGCTCGGACCAGCGCAACGCGGAGCTGGTGGCGGCGACACGGGACCGGGCCGACCTGGTGGTGCCGGTGGCGACGCTGCCGCGCCTCGACACACAGGTGTAA
- a CDS encoding carbohydrate ABC transporter permease, protein MTTTDIPRSADVDSGRRVSRKRPRKTATGGLRQAVSATTLLWIMACLYGFPVLWFVLSSLKPASDLFSYPLTLVPHNPTLSGFKAAWDSANFSQYFINTAIVCVITTILTVGVSCCTGYALAKYDNRWLKAFFICILATTMLPSEVMLAPEFLVVRNLGLYNSFAGIILPAVLTATGCFMFRQFFLTVPDELVEAARIDGARELSIFLRIMVPLSRPIMLTLAILSFQWRWNDYIWPLLMLNDPNKFTVQIGIQSIVGAQNINWSVLLGASVISMIPLIAIFLVFQRYVMSADINAGLKD, encoded by the coding sequence ATGACAACCACAGACATCCCGCGCTCGGCCGACGTCGACTCCGGACGGCGAGTCTCCAGGAAGCGGCCCCGCAAGACGGCCACCGGCGGGCTCCGGCAGGCGGTGTCCGCGACGACACTGCTGTGGATCATGGCGTGCCTGTACGGGTTTCCGGTGCTGTGGTTCGTCCTCAGCTCCCTCAAGCCGGCCAGCGACCTGTTCTCCTATCCGCTGACGCTGGTCCCGCACAACCCCACCCTGTCGGGATTCAAGGCAGCGTGGGACAGCGCCAACTTCTCCCAGTACTTCATCAACACGGCCATCGTGTGCGTGATCACGACGATCCTCACGGTGGGTGTCAGCTGCTGCACGGGGTACGCGCTGGCCAAGTACGACAACAGATGGCTCAAGGCGTTCTTCATCTGCATCCTGGCCACCACGATGCTGCCGTCCGAGGTCATGCTCGCCCCGGAGTTCCTGGTGGTCCGCAACCTCGGCCTCTACAACTCGTTCGCCGGCATCATCCTCCCGGCCGTGCTCACGGCGACCGGATGCTTCATGTTCCGCCAGTTCTTCCTGACGGTTCCGGACGAACTGGTCGAAGCCGCACGCATCGACGGCGCCCGCGAACTGTCGATCTTCCTGCGGATCATGGTGCCGCTCTCCCGGCCCATCATGCTGACCCTCGCCATCCTGTCCTTCCAGTGGCGCTGGAACGACTACATCTGGCCGCTCCTGATGCTCAACGACCCCAACAAGTTCACCGTGCAGATCGGCATCCAGAGCATCGTCGGCGCCCAGAACATCAACTGGTCGGTACTGCTCGGCGCGTCGGTCATCTCCATGATCCCGCTGATCGCCATCTTCCTGGTCTTCCAGCGCTACGTCATGAGCGCCGACATCAACGCCGGACTGAAGGACTGA
- a CDS encoding sugar ABC transporter permease, protein MTKRASDVSVSPPRRRNRYTLAPLVLIAANVVLFSLFFVWPAVIGLVYSFTNYTGVGVFQWVGLDNYHNLFGDSTFYDALTRTLLYTVLFVPLNFVVSLLAANLVVSKHAKGGSVARVLFFIPWLLSPIVVGVLWRWMFGENFGLVNYVIEKFGGDAVPWQSNADLSLLVVVMAAAWAWTGFTMLLFIAAIKNVPVSYYEAASLDGAGPWRQFFSITLPSIAPTSFIVILLNTINAMKEYPVFVALNNGGPGTSNNLLVQYIYETGFKRGQIGYASAASFVLMLILMAVAVVQLMVNRRVENR, encoded by the coding sequence ATGACAAAACGCGCCTCGGACGTGTCCGTGAGCCCGCCCAGGAGACGCAACAGGTACACGCTTGCGCCGCTCGTCCTGATCGCGGCCAATGTCGTGCTCTTCTCGCTGTTCTTCGTCTGGCCGGCGGTGATCGGGCTCGTCTACTCCTTCACGAACTACACGGGCGTGGGGGTGTTCCAGTGGGTCGGGCTGGACAACTACCACAACCTGTTCGGGGACTCCACGTTCTACGACGCGCTGACCCGGACCCTGCTGTACACCGTCCTCTTCGTCCCGCTGAACTTCGTGGTCTCGCTGCTCGCCGCCAACCTGGTGGTGAGCAAGCACGCCAAGGGCGGGTCGGTCGCCCGCGTCCTCTTCTTCATCCCGTGGCTGCTGTCGCCCATTGTCGTGGGTGTCCTGTGGCGGTGGATGTTCGGCGAGAACTTCGGACTGGTCAACTACGTCATCGAGAAGTTCGGTGGAGACGCCGTTCCGTGGCAGTCGAACGCGGACCTCTCGTTGCTCGTGGTGGTGATGGCGGCGGCCTGGGCCTGGACGGGTTTCACGATGCTGCTGTTCATCGCGGCGATCAAGAACGTACCGGTGTCGTACTACGAGGCCGCCTCGCTCGACGGCGCCGGCCCCTGGCGCCAGTTCTTCAGCATCACCCTGCCGAGCATCGCGCCCACCTCGTTCATCGTCATCCTGCTCAACACGATCAACGCGATGAAGGAGTACCCGGTGTTCGTCGCCCTCAACAACGGCGGACCCGGCACGTCGAACAACCTGCTCGTCCAGTACATCTACGAGACCGGCTTCAAACGGGGCCAGATCGGCTACGCGAGCGCCGCGTCATTCGTGCTCATGCTCATCCTGATGGCCGTCGCGGTCGTCCAGCTGATGGTCAACCGGCGGGTGGAGAACCGATGA
- a CDS encoding extracellular solute-binding protein: protein MTTVGVRRSRRLGRGGMRRLAPLAAVTTAGVMLLSACGGGSDSGGTSKSLTFWISTVPGQDAGWKKMVAQYKKETGVNVKLVNIPYDGYTTKLHNAAQANSLPDVAAVPALDPIWSSKLVDLSSIANKKSNNINPNFLAKDSSGKVLSIPSDVTASGLFINKSLFEKAGVSFPASPSKTWTWTDFIAAANKVREKTGAKYSLTFDQSPSRLRAMVYEMGGQYVHADSSGKFSVDAATKKAVNTFVGWNDDKTMPKSVWTSGADPSAMFQSGDVVAYWSGVWQVPAFADSIKKFEWASVPTPAQPVQASDVNSGGMTVGFNNNGDAATAATKFLSWLYEPAHYQALCEASGFLPVESGLSPKYPFKSEAAQAAFKLYNESIPLYAPISGYFNSAQTNWVLKGKSLTEDPTKTELGKAINGQQSADKALQNIVDGYNQQVGG, encoded by the coding sequence ATGACCACTGTAGGTGTGCGGCGCTCCCGCCGACTCGGCCGCGGCGGCATGCGCCGTCTGGCTCCTCTCGCTGCCGTAACCACGGCCGGTGTCATGCTGCTCTCCGCCTGCGGCGGGGGTTCCGACTCGGGCGGCACCTCCAAGTCCCTGACGTTCTGGATCTCCACGGTTCCGGGGCAGGACGCGGGCTGGAAGAAGATGGTGGCGCAGTACAAGAAGGAAACCGGCGTCAACGTCAAGCTCGTCAACATTCCCTACGACGGCTACACGACGAAGCTGCACAACGCCGCGCAGGCGAACTCCCTGCCCGACGTGGCGGCCGTGCCGGCGCTGGACCCGATCTGGTCGAGCAAGCTGGTCGACCTGAGCTCCATCGCCAACAAGAAGAGCAACAACATCAACCCCAACTTCCTCGCCAAGGACTCGTCCGGCAAGGTGCTGTCCATCCCCTCGGACGTCACCGCGTCCGGCCTGTTCATCAACAAGTCGCTGTTCGAGAAGGCGGGCGTCTCCTTCCCGGCCTCGCCGTCGAAGACCTGGACCTGGACCGACTTCATCGCCGCGGCGAACAAGGTCCGCGAGAAGACCGGCGCCAAGTACTCCCTGACCTTCGACCAGTCGCCGTCCCGGCTCCGCGCCATGGTGTACGAGATGGGCGGGCAGTACGTCCACGCGGACTCCTCCGGCAAGTTCTCGGTGGACGCGGCGACCAAGAAGGCCGTGAACACCTTCGTCGGATGGAACGACGACAAGACCATGCCGAAGTCGGTGTGGACGAGCGGCGCCGACCCGTCCGCCATGTTCCAGAGCGGTGACGTGGTCGCCTACTGGTCCGGCGTGTGGCAGGTGCCCGCCTTCGCGGACAGCATCAAGAAGTTCGAGTGGGCGAGCGTCCCGACTCCCGCCCAGCCGGTGCAGGCCAGCGACGTCAACAGCGGCGGCATGACGGTGGGCTTCAACAACAACGGCGACGCGGCCACCGCCGCGACGAAGTTCCTGTCCTGGCTGTACGAGCCGGCCCACTACCAGGCGCTGTGCGAGGCGTCCGGATTCCTGCCGGTCGAGAGCGGTCTGAGCCCGAAGTACCCCTTCAAGTCCGAGGCGGCGCAGGCGGCGTTCAAGCTCTACAACGAGTCGATCCCGCTCTACGCCCCGATCTCCGGCTACTTCAACAGCGCGCAGACGAACTGGGTGCTGAAGGGCAAGAGCCTCACCGAGGACCCGACCAAGACGGAGCTCGGCAAGGCGATCAACGGCCAGCAGTCGGCCGACAAGGCCCTGCAGAACATCGTGGACGGCTACAACCAGCAGGTCGGCGGCTGA
- a CDS encoding ROK family protein → MARTPRLTESANAVFAVLAQAGTATRPQLASLAGLSKPTVSSAVAELEGVHLAAHSGTSSGGTGRSAAVYRLGPAAGAVLAVDLGPAVTRVRACALDGTLLAEATGPREEAADVVRDALSALPADAPLRAIVVAVGDVTARAEEGTVRPATAKAGPVFDAVAVALPPGVPVHLENNVNCAALAELHEGAARGRHTFGYLRIGVGIGLGIVVGGHVLAGANGAAGEVARLPYPWDDGLEPRHEALEEYIGSRSLLRRAAEAWPASDGACPRTAERLFALAGQGSATARAVVDRHAVDVGRLAAAVTAVLDPGLLVLGGSTGAYPQLLPGVRAELARLSWPTEVVSSQVGDLGTVVGAARLAVARGVQTVTQAARTKD, encoded by the coding sequence GTGGCTAGAACCCCCCGTCTGACCGAAAGCGCCAACGCCGTATTCGCCGTGCTGGCCCAGGCCGGCACCGCGACCCGGCCGCAGTTGGCGAGCCTCGCGGGGCTGTCCAAGCCGACGGTCTCCTCCGCCGTCGCCGAACTGGAGGGCGTCCACCTCGCCGCCCACTCCGGCACCTCCTCCGGCGGTACGGGCCGCAGCGCCGCCGTGTACCGCCTCGGCCCGGCCGCGGGCGCTGTGCTCGCCGTCGACCTCGGCCCCGCCGTCACCCGGGTCCGCGCCTGCGCCCTGGACGGCACCCTCCTCGCCGAGGCCACCGGCCCCCGGGAGGAGGCCGCCGACGTGGTGCGCGACGCGCTGTCCGCGCTGCCAGCCGACGCTCCGCTGCGCGCCATCGTCGTGGCCGTCGGTGACGTCACCGCACGGGCCGAGGAGGGCACCGTGCGCCCGGCGACCGCCAAGGCCGGCCCCGTCTTCGACGCGGTGGCCGTCGCGCTGCCGCCAGGAGTGCCCGTCCACCTCGAGAACAACGTCAACTGCGCCGCGCTCGCGGAACTGCACGAGGGCGCGGCCCGTGGCCGTCACACCTTCGGCTACCTGCGGATCGGCGTCGGTATCGGTCTGGGCATCGTCGTGGGAGGGCACGTGCTGGCCGGGGCCAACGGCGCGGCCGGAGAGGTCGCCCGGCTGCCCTACCCCTGGGACGACGGCCTGGAGCCCCGTCACGAGGCCCTGGAGGAGTACATCGGGTCCCGGTCCCTGCTGCGCCGGGCCGCCGAGGCCTGGCCCGCATCCGACGGGGCGTGCCCCCGCACGGCCGAGCGGCTCTTCGCCCTCGCCGGACAAGGAAGTGCCACGGCCCGCGCGGTCGTCGACAGACACGCCGTGGACGTGGGCAGGCTGGCCGCCGCCGTGACCGCCGTACTGGACCCGGGGCTGCTCGTCCTGGGCGGCAGCACCGGAGCGTATCCGCAGCTCCTGCCCGGTGTGCGGGCCGAGCTGGCGCGGCTCAGCTGGCCCACCGAGGTGGTCAGCAGCCAGGTCGGTGATCTCGGCACCGTGGTGGGCGCAGCCCGGCTCGCGGTCGCCAGAGGAGTCCAAACCGTGACCCAGGCGGCGCGGACGAAGGATTGA
- a CDS encoding BadF/BadG/BcrA/BcrD ATPase family protein: protein MQDTAPLVVGIDVGGTKTQLRAFAGDTLVADHVRSSSGWRPHDPVAAAGWLAALAAAALPTGARPSALAVGGHACETPRQCAQIRTALQLHFDAPALVVGDAELLVPAAGLDKGIGLVAGTGSVAVGRFADGTPVQVGGWGALLGDEGGAAGLVREAVRAVWAAHDRGEEPEPLTLGLLSGFDVPEVPALGAALEHATAASAEWGRHAPAVFAAAEAGSPLARTVIAEAGRALAGLVERLAARGVMVDDVVVAGSTVLAQPSLYDAFASALADGVPSARPRPLRAPPVDGAVAMARSLL, encoded by the coding sequence GTGCAGGACACCGCACCCCTGGTTGTCGGCATCGACGTGGGCGGCACCAAGACACAGCTCCGCGCGTTCGCGGGCGACACCCTCGTCGCCGATCACGTCCGGTCCAGCAGCGGCTGGCGGCCCCACGACCCGGTGGCCGCCGCCGGGTGGCTGGCCGCACTGGCCGCGGCCGCGCTTCCCACGGGCGCACGCCCGTCCGCCCTCGCCGTCGGCGGGCACGCCTGCGAGACCCCGCGCCAGTGCGCACAGATCCGCACCGCTCTGCAACTGCACTTCGACGCGCCCGCGCTGGTCGTGGGCGACGCCGAACTGCTCGTTCCCGCGGCGGGACTGGACAAGGGGATCGGCCTGGTCGCCGGCACCGGATCCGTGGCCGTGGGCCGGTTCGCCGACGGCACACCGGTCCAGGTCGGCGGCTGGGGCGCGCTCCTCGGCGACGAGGGCGGAGCCGCCGGCCTCGTCCGCGAGGCCGTACGAGCCGTATGGGCGGCGCACGACCGCGGGGAAGAGCCCGAGCCTCTGACGCTCGGCCTGCTGTCCGGGTTCGACGTCCCCGAAGTACCCGCGCTCGGCGCCGCGCTGGAGCACGCCACCGCCGCCTCCGCCGAGTGGGGCCGGCACGCCCCGGCCGTGTTCGCCGCCGCCGAGGCGGGATCCCCGCTCGCCCGCACCGTGATCGCCGAGGCGGGCCGCGCCCTGGCCGGGCTCGTCGAACGGCTCGCCGCCCGCGGAGTGATGGTCGACGACGTCGTGGTCGCGGGCAGTACCGTCCTCGCCCAGCCCTCGCTGTACGACGCCTTCGCGTCGGCGCTGGCCGACGGCGTGCCGTCGGCACGGCCGCGTCCCCTGCGGGCGCCGCCGGTGGACGGCGCGGTGGCGATGGCCCGTTCACTTCTGTGA